A single Tamandua tetradactyla isolate mTamTet1 chromosome X, mTamTet1.pri, whole genome shotgun sequence DNA region contains:
- the PLXNB3 gene encoding plexin-B3 isoform X2 translates to MRLPQHPTTWDAPQLHPFAAVRAMAPRPPSRICLLLLLSLLSPPPPPPVAQAHRFSAPNTTFTHLAQAPGPGSLYVGAVNRLFQLSPDSLRLEAVAVTGPVLDSPDCVPFRDPAECPQARLTDNANQLLLVSGRTRELVACGQVRQGVCEKRRLGDVAELLYQAEDPGDGQFVAANVPGVATVGLVAPGPGRELLLVARGLAGKLSGGVPPLAVRQLAGPQPFSSEGLGRLVVGDLSDYNISYVGAFAAARSAYFVFRRRGPRAHAEYRSYVARVCLGDANLYSYVELPLACRGHGLVQAAFLAPGSLLGAFATGPRGARAALCAFPLAELDSAMELARKLCYTAGGRGPHDTQEATVEYGVTSRCDTLPTDSPESYPCGDEHTPSPIAGLRTLEAEPLLQLTQPISAVAALQADGHTLAFLGDSQGQLHKVLLNGSRGQVYHSEQVGPVGSAIGPDLLVDSGGTHLYVLTPQQVARVPVAACPQFPDCTSCLQAQDPLCGWCVLQGRCTRKGQCEQAAQPEQWLWSYWGDSRCLHIQAVEPAHHPRQEQGQVTLSVPRLPALAMDEYFHCAFGDYDSLAQVEGSHVACVTPPQDQVPPNPPGTDHVTVSLALMFEDVAVATVNFSFYDCSAVQALDMVAPCRACVGSLWRCHWCPQSSRCVHEGQCPEGERTVYSAQETDIQLRGPETCPRVEGLAGPALVPVGWEIRLALRVQNLQHFRGRPAPYHCWLQLPGNLLKLPAVLEESAGDAGLIRCQARQRELPVPIYVTRNESQRLDNAGPLHVTLYDCAAGHPDCSHCQAANRSLGCLWCDHGRPTCRYGLLCPPGAAQPVCPTPSIHSIEPLTGPPEGGLALTILGSNLGRDFADVEDAVHVAGRPCSPDPALYQISARIVCMTSPAPNGTAGPVQVALRSRRPGISSQRFTYQDPVLLSLSPQRGPQAGGTQLTIHGQHLRTGNNISAFVGGQSCPIQEPVCPDTIVCRTMPQAAPGEAEVRVVFGHAQRTLSASPFLYTADPQLHEAEPSASFRGGGRLIRARGTDLDVVQRPLLSVWLEAPAEAQAAGTLPGPQDPKPRRRCGVAAADPQGCTQLGGGLLQCSTVCAVNSSELLLCLSPAVPDGARPRRVFFALDDVLVDFARASGGHEFRYQPNPRLAPLSRHGPARPYRLKPGHVLDVEGEGLNLGISKEEVRVRIGAGECLVKTLTLTHLYCEPPPRAPRPANASSPLPQFVVQMGNVRLALGPVQYEAEPALAAFPVAAQVGLGMGAAVLIAAVLLLTLMYRHKSKQALRDYQKVLVQLENLEVGVGDQCRKEFTDLMTEMTDLSSDLEASGIPFLDYRTYAERCFFPGHSGHPLQPLPDRPEEEGRRATVRQGLTQLSNLLNSKLFLLTLIRTLEGQPSFSQRDRCHVASLLSLALHGKLEYLTDILRTLLSDLAAHYVDKNPKLMLRRTETMAEKLLTNWLAICLYAFLREVAGEPLYMLFRAIKYQVDKGPVDAVTGKAKRTLNDSHLLREDVEFRPLTLMVLVGSGASGEQRVPARVLDTDTVTQVKEKVLDQVYKGMPFSQRPSVHTLDLEWRSGLAGHLTLSDEDLTSVTQNHWKRLNTLQHYKVPDGATVGLIPQLHNGGAVSQSLAQSCSSGENIPMLEDGDEGGVRLWHLVKATEDSEGAKPRRSSLRERERARAKAIPEIYLTRLLSMKGTLQKFVDDTFQAILSVNRPVPIAVKYLFDFLDELAEKHGIEDPETLHIWKTNSLLLRFWVNTLKNPQFIFDVRVSDNVDAVLAVIAQTFIDSGTLSEHKVGRDSPVNKLLYAREIPRYKQMVEKYYADIRQSSPASYQEMNSALAELSGKYTSAPHCLEALQELYAHIHRYYDQIISALEEDPVSQKMQLACRLQQLAALVENKVTDL, encoded by the exons ATGCGCCTTCCTCAGCATCCCACCACCTGGGACGCCCCTCAGTTGCACCCCTTTGCGGCG GTCCGCGCCATGGCCCCCCGGCCTCCGTCCCGCATctgcctcctgctgctgctgtCACTGCTGTCGCCTCCGCCACCGCCCCCCGTGGCCCAGGCCCACCGCTTCTCGGCCCCCAACACCACCTTCACCCACCTGGCGCAGGCGCCGGGCCCGGGCTCACTCTACGTGGGCGCCGTGAACCGCCTGTTCCAGCTCAGCCCCGACTCGCTGCGGCTCGAAGCGGTGGCCGTGACCGGCCCCGTCCTGGACAGCCCCGACTGTGTGCCTTTCCGCGACCCGGCCGAGTGCCCGCAGGCCCGGCTCACGGACAATGCCAACCAGCTGCTGCTCGTGAGCGGCCGCACGCGGGAGCTGGTGGCCTGTGGGCAGGTACGGCAGGGGGTGTGCGAGAAGCGGCGCCTCGGGGACGTGGCCGAGCTGCTTTACCAGGCCGAGGACCCTGGCGACGGGCAGTTCGTGGCCGCCAACGTGCCGGGGGTGGCCACGGTGGGGCTGGTGGCGCCCGGGCCGGGCAGGGAGCTCCTGCTGGTGGCCAGGGGCCTGGCGGGCAAGCTGTCGGGGGGCGTCCCGCCCCTGGCTGTGCGCCAGCTGGCCGGCCCGCAGCCCTTCTCCAGCGAGGGCCTCGGCCGCCTGGTGGTGGGCGACCTGTCCGACTACAACATCAGCTACGTGGGCGCCTTCGCTGCCGCCCGCTCCGCCTACTTCGTGTTCCGTCGCCGCGGGCCCCGTGCGCACGCCGAATATCGCTCCTATGTGGCCCGTGTGTGCCTGGGCGACGCCAACCTCTACTCCTACGTGGAGCTGCCCCTAGCCTGCCGGGGCCATGGCCTCGTCCAGGCGGCCTTCCTCGCCCCGGGCTCCCTGCTGGGTGCGTTTGCCACGGGCCCGAGGGGGGCGCGGGCCGCCCTGTGTGCCTTCCCGCTGGCCGAGCTGGACAGCGCCATGGAGCTGGCCCGGAAGCTGTGCTACACGGCGGGCGGCCGGGGCCCCCATGACACCCAGGAAGCCACTGTGGAGTACGGTGTCACGTCCCGGTGCGACACCCTCCCCACC gaCTCCCCAGAGTCATATCCCTGTGGAGACGAGCACACCCCCAGCCCCATAGCCGGCCTCCGGACCCTGGAGGCCGAGCCTCTGCTGCAGCTCACACAGCCCATCAGCGCGGTCGCGGCCCTCCAGGCGGACGGACACACGCTGGCCTTCCTGGGGGACAGCCAGGGCCAACTGCACAAG GTCTTGCTCAATGGCTCCCGAGGTCAGGTGTACCACTCCGAGCAGGTGGGGCCCGTAGGCTCAGCCATCGGCCCCGACCTGCTGGTGGACAGCGGCGGCACCCACCTCTACGTCCTGACACCCCAGCAG GTGGCCCGGGTGCCCGTGGCAGCCTGCCCCCAGTTCCCCGACTGCACCAGCTGCCTGCAGGCCCAGGATCCGCTGTGTGGCTGGTGTGTCCTCCAGGGCAG GTGTACCCGGAAGGGCCAGTGCGAGCAGGCAGCCCAGCCGGAGCAGTGGCTGTGGAGCTACTGGGGGGACAGCCGCTGCCTGCACATCCAGGCCGTGGAGCCGGCCCACCACCCCCGCCAGGAGCAGGGCCAG GTCACCCTGTCTGTCCCCCGGCTGCCTGCCCTGGCCATGGATGAGTACTTCCACTGCGCCTTTGGGGACTATGACAGCTTGGCTCAAGTGGAAGGGTCCCATGTGGCCTGTGTCACCCCTCCCCAAGACCAGGTGCCACCTAATCCTCCAGGCACAG ACCATGTCACTGTGTCCCTGGCCCTGATGTTCGAGGATGTGGCTGTGGCCACTGTCAACTTCTCCTTCTACGACTGCAGTGCTGTGCAGGCGCTGGACATGGTGGCCCC GTGCCGCGCCTGTGTGGGCAGCCTCTGGCGGTGTCACTGGTGTCCCCAGAGCAGCCGGTGTGTGCACGAGGGACAGTGCCCAGAGGGCGAGAGGACCGTCTACAGTGCCCAGGAG ACGGACATCCAGCTGCGTGGCCCAGAGACTTGTCCCCGGGTAGAGGGCCTGGCAGGGCCCGCCCTGGTACCTGTGGGCTGGGAGATCCGCCTGGCCCTGCGCGTGCAGAACCTCCAGCACTTCCGA GGCCGGCCCGCCCCCTACCACTGCTGGCTGCAGCTGCCAGGAAATCTGCTGAAGCTGCCCGCTGTCCTGGAGGAGAGTGCTGGGGATGCGGGTCTCATCCGCTGCCAGGCCCGGCAG CGGGAGCTCCCAGTGCCCATCTACGTCACCCGGAATGAGAGCCAGCGGCTGGACAATGCGGGCCCTCTGCATG TGACCCTGTACGATTGCGCCGCGGGCCACCCAGACTGCAGCCACTGCCAGGCGGCCAACAGGAGCCTGGGCTGCCTGTGGTGTGACCACGGCCGGCCCACCTGCCGCTACGGGCTCCTGTGCCCACCCGGGGCGGCCCAGCCAGTCTGCCCCACGCCCAGCATCCACTCG ATCGAGCCCCTGACCGGCCCCCCTGAGGGCGGCCTGGCCCTCACCATCCTGGGCTCCAACCTGGGCCGGGACTTTGCAGACGTGGAGGACGCTGTGCATGTGGCCGGCCGGCCCTGCAGCCCCGACCCGGCTCTCTACCAGATCTCCGCCCG GATCGTGTGTATGACCTCTCCCGCCCCGAATGGCACTGCTGGGCCCGTGCAAGTGGCCCTCAGGAGCCGGCGGCCCGGTATCTCCAGTCAGCGCTTCACCTACCAG GACCCTGTACTGCTGAGCCTGAGTCCCCAGCGGGGCCCCCAGGCAGGGGGCACTCAGCTCACCATCCATGGGCAGCACCTGCGGACAGGAAACAACATCAGTGCCTTCGTGGGGGgccagtcatgtcccat CCAGGAGCCTGTGTGTCCGGACACCATCGTGTGCCGCACAATGCCCCAGGCAGCCCCGGGAGAAGCCGAGGTTCGTGTGGTCTTTGGCCATGCCCAGCGCACGCTGAGCGCCAGCCCCTTCCTCTACACCGCGGACCCCCAGCTCCATGAGGCAGAGCCCAGCGCCAGCTTCCGGGG GGGCGGGCGGCTGATCCGCGCCCGGGGGACGGACCTGGACGTGGTGCAGCGGCCCCTGCTGTCTGTGTGGCTGGAGGCCCCGGCAGAGGCGCAGGCTGCGGGGACGCTGCCGGGACCCCAGGACCCGAAGCCGAGGAGGCGCTGCGGGGTGGCCGCAGCCGACCCCCAGGGGTGCACCCAGCTTGGAGGGGGCTTGCTGCAG TGCTCCACCGTCTGCGCGGTGAACTCGTCGGAGCTCCTGCTGTGCCTGAGCCCCGCCGTGCCCGACGGGGCGCGCCCGCGCAGGGTCTTCTTCGCCCTGGACGACGTGCTGGTGGACTTCGCCCGCGCCAGCGGGGGCCACGAGTTCCGCTACCAGCCCAACCCCCGCCTGGCCCCGCTCAGCCGCCACGGGCCCGCCCGACCCTACCGCCTCAAGCCCGGCCACGTGCTGGACGTGGAG GGAGAGGGCCTCAACCTGGGTATCAGCAAGGAGGAGGTGCGCGTGCGCATCGGGGCCGGCGAGTGCCTGGTGAAGACGCTCACGCTCACCCACCTGTACTGCGAGCCGCCCCCGCGGGCCCCGCGGCCGGCCAACGCCTCCAGCCCCCTGCCCCAGTTCGTG GTGCAGATGGGCAACGTGCGGCTGGCGCTGGGCCCGGTGCAGTACGAGGCGGAGCCCGCGCTGGCCGCCTTCCCGGTGGCGGCGCAGGTGGGCCTGGGGATGGGCGCCGCCGTGCTGATCGCCGCCGTGCTCCTCCTCACCCTCATGTACAG GCACAAGAGCAAGCAGGCCCTGCGGGACTACCAGAAGGTCCTGGTGCAGTTGGAGAACCTGGAGGTCGGCGTGGGCGACCAGTGCCGCAAGGAGTTCACAG ACCTGATGACTGAGATGACGGACCTCAGCAGCGACCTGGAGGCCAGCGGGATCCCCTTCCTGGACTACCGTACCTACGCGGAGCGCTGTTTCTTCCCGGGACACAGCGGCCACCCGCTGCAGCCCCTGCCCGACCGGCCTGAGGAGGAGGGTCGCCGCGCCACCGTGCGCCAGGGTCTCACGCAGCTCTCCAACCTGCTCAACAGCAAGCTCTTTCTCCTCACG CTCATCCGCACCCTGGAGGGGCAGCCCAGCTTCTCCCAGCGGGACCGCTGCCACGTGGCTTCCCTGCTGTCCCTGGCGCTGCATGGCAAGCTCGAATACCTGACGGACATCCTGCGGACCCTGCTCAGTGACCTCGCGGCCCACTACGTGGATAAAAACCCCAAGCTCATGCTGCGCAG GACTGAGACCATGGCGGAGAAGCTGCTCACCAACTGGCTGGCCATCTGCCTCTATGCTTTCCTGAGG GAGGTGGCTGGGGAGCCACTGTACATGCTTTTCCGGGCCATCAAATACCAGGTGGACAAGGGCCCCGTGGACGCCGTGACAGGCAAGGCCAAACGGACCCTGAACGACAGCCACCTGCTACGGGAGGACGTGGAGTTCCGGCCCCTGACGCTGATGGTGCTGGTGGGCTCCGGGGCTAGCGGGGAGCAGCGGGTGCCAGCCCGGGTGCTTGACACGGACACCGTGACCCAGGTCAAGGAGAAGGTGCTGGACCAGGTCTACAAGGGCATGCCCTTCTCCCAGAGGCCCTCGGTGCACACCCTAGATCTTG AGTGGCGCTCCGGCCTGGCTGGTCACCTAACCCTGTCTGATGAGGACCTGACTTCCGTGACCCAGAACCACTGGAAGAGACTTAACACTCTCCAGCACTACAAG GTCCCAGATGGGGCCACAGTGGGGCTCATCCCCCAGCTGCACAATGGAGGCGCCGTCTCCCAGAGCCTGGCGCAGAGCTGCTCCTCCGGGGAGA ATATCCCCATGCTCGAGGATGGCGATGAGGGCGGGGTACGCCTCTGGCACCTGGTGAAGGCCACCGAGGATTCGGAAGGGGCCAAGCCGCGGCGCAGCAGCCTGCGGGAGCGGGAGCGGGCGCGGGCCAAGGCCATTCCAGAAATCTACCTCACCCGCCTGCTCTCCATGAAG GGCACACTGCAGAAGTTCGTGGACGACACCTTCCAGGCCATCCTCAGCGTGAACCGCCCCGTGCCCATCGCGGTCAAGTACCTGTTTGACTTCCTGGACGAACTGGCAGAGAAGCACGGCATCGAGGACCCAGAGACCCTGCACATCTGGAAGACTAACAG CCTGCTGCTGCGGTTCTGGGTGAACACGCTGAAGAACCCCCAGTTCATCTTCGACGTGCGGGTGTCGGACAACGTGGACGCTGTCCTCGCCGTCATCGCGCAGACCTTCATCGACTCTGGCACCCTCTCGGAGCATAAAGTGGGCCGG GACTCCCCCGTGAACAAACTGCTCTACGCCCGGGAGATCCCTCGCTATAAGCAGATGGTGGAGAA GTACTACGCCGACATTCGCCAGAGCTCCCCCGCCAGCTACCAGGAGATGAACTCGGCCCTGGCTGAGCTCTCCGGG AAGTACACCTCCGCGCCCCACTGCCTGGAGGCCCTGCAGGAGCTCTATGCCCACATCCACCGGTACTATGACCAG ATCATCAGTGCGCTGGAGGAGGACCCTGTGAGCCAGAAGATGCAGCTGGCCTGCCGCCTGCAGCAGCTTGCCGCCCTGGTGGAGAACAAGGTCACCGACCTGTGA